From Rhinatrema bivittatum chromosome 5, aRhiBiv1.1, whole genome shotgun sequence, the proteins below share one genomic window:
- the GPR45 gene encoding probable G-protein coupled receptor 45 — protein sequence MADFTERVSTFVSVMACNSTPMGSCAPALWNLAALASESRFTVLPLSLRILLAIIMIFMIAIGFLGNAIVCLIVYQKPAMRSAINLLLATLAFSDIMLSLFCMPFTAVTIITINWHFGALFCRISAMLYWFFVLEGVAILLIISVDRFLIIVQRQDKLNPHRAKLMIAISWVLSFCISFPSVIGWTFVEVPTRAPQCVLGYTEFSADRAYAVMLVVTVFFLPFGVMLYSYLCILNTVRRNAVRIHNHAESLCLSQVSKLGLMGLQRPHHTMNVDMSFKTRAFTTILILFIGFSLCWLPHTVFSLLSVFSRTFYYSPSFYVTSTCILWLSYLKSVFNPVVYCWRIKKFREACMEFMPKTFKILPKVPGRTRRRIRPSTIYVCSELQSAV from the coding sequence ATGGCGGACTTTACGGAGAGAGTTTCCACTTTTGTTTCGGTGATGGCCTGCAACAGCACTCCCATGGGCAGCTGTGCCCCTGCCCTGTGGAACCTCGCAGCTTTGGCATCCGAATCGAGGTTTACAGTCTTGCCTTTGTCACTCAGGATATTGTTGGCAATAATAATGATATTCATGATTGCTATTGGCTTCCTAGGCAATGCCATCGTTTGCCTCATTGTCTATCAAAAGCCAGCCATGCGCTCAGCAATCAATCTTCTCCTAGCAACACTAGCCTTTTCTGACATTATGTTGTCCCTGTTCTGCATGCCATTTACCGCAGTTACCATCATAACCATAAACTGGCACTTTGGGGCTCTTTTTTGCAGGATATCGGCCATGCTGTACTGGTTTTTTGTCTTAGAAGGGGTCGCCATACTCTTAATCATTAGCGTTGATCGGTTCTTGATCATCGTTCAGCGCCAGGACAAGTTGAACCCGCATCGGGCAAAGCTCATGATTGCCATTTCCTGGGTGCTGTCCTTCTGCATCTCCTTCCCTTCCGTGATTGGCTGGACCTTTGTGGAAGTGCCGACGCGGGCGCCCCAGTGCGTCCTGGGCTATACGGAATTCTCTGCCGACAGAGCCTATGCAGTGATGCTGGTTGTGACGGTTTTTTTCCTCCCCTTCGGCGTCATGCTGTACTCCTACCTCTGCATTCTGAACACCGTGCGGAGGAACGCCGTCAGGATCCACAACCACGCCGAGAGCCTCTGCCTGAGCCAGGTGAGCAAACTGGGCCTCATGGGCCTGCAGAGGCCGCACCACACCATGAACGTGGACATGAGCTTCAAGACCAGAGCCTTCACCACCATTTTGATTCTGTTCATAGGCTTTTCCCTCTGTTGGCTCCCTCATACTGtgttcagcctcctctctgtgtTCAGCAGAACGTTCTATTACAGTCCCTCCTTCTATGTTACCAGTACCTGCATCCTGTGGCTAAGTTACCTCAAGTCGGTTTTTAACCCTGTCGTATACTGCTGGAGAATTAAAAAATTCCGGGAGGCCTGCATGGAGTTCATGCCCAAAACCTTCAAAATACTCCCAAAAGTGCCTGGACGAACGAGGAGGAGAATCCGGCCCAGTACCATCTACGTGTGCAGCGAGCTTCAGTCTGCTGTTTAG